AGCCCCGCTCCTGCAGACGTTGTTCGAAGGCGTGGCGGCCAGAATGCTTGCCCAGCACCATCTTGCTGCGGGGAATGCCGATCGACTCGGGCGTCATGATTTCGTAGGTCGTCGCGTTCATCATTACGCCGTGCTGGTGGATGCCGGCCTCGTGGGCGAAGGCGTTCTCGCCGACAACCGCCTTGTTGGCCTGCACCCGGCTGCCGGTGACGGTCTGCACGCATTTGCTCGCGGCGTAAATCTTCGTGGTGTCGATGCCGTGGGTGGCCTGGAACAGATCGGCGCGCGTCTGCAGCGCCATGACGACCTCTTCCAGCGCGGCGTTGCCCGCCCGTTCGCCAATGCCGTTCACCGTCGCCTCGACCTGCCCCGCCCCCTCGGCCACCGCAGCCAGCGAGTTGGCGACAGCCAGCCCCAGATCGTTGTGGCAGTGCACCGCAATCACGGCCTGGTCGATGTTGGGCACCGACTGGCGGATGCTGCGAATCAGGGCGCCAAATTGATGCGGAATGGCATAGCCGACCGTATCGGGGATGTTGACGGTGGTCGCGCCAGCCCGGATCACCCCTTCGATCACCCGGTACATAAAGGCCGGGTCTGAGCGGGAGGCGTCCTCAAGGGAAAACTGCACGTCGTCGCATAGATTGCGGGCGTATGCCACCATCGCCACGGCTTGCTCAAAGACTTGGTCGGGCGTCAGGCGCAGCTTGTAGCGCATGTGGATCGGCGACGTGGCCAGAAAGGTGTGGATGCGCGGCCGCTGGGCGTCCTTGACCGCCTGCCAGGTCGCGTCGATGTCCGCAGGCAATGCGCGGCAGAGGCTGGCCACGACCGGCCCCTTGACCAGCCGGGCAATCGCCTGGACCGAACCGAAATCGCCGGGGGACGAAGCGGCAAAGCCGGCCTCGATCACGTCCACCCGCAGACTCTCCAGATGCGCCGCTACGACCAGCTTGTCTTTGAGATTCATGCTGCAGCCCGGTGACTGCTCGCCGTCCCGCAGGGTCGTGTCAAAGAAACGAATCACCCGCTGTGTGCTCTCCTCGCTCATGGCTCCGTTCCTTTCCTCCGCTCGGCGGGCCAGCCGCCCCAGCAAGCGGAAAGTGTGCCATAGAGACAGCGGCGACGCAAGCGGAAAGAGACAAGACCGAAAAAAGTTATTGCAAATCTGCCACCACGTGGCATAATTGCTGCCATGTATACACGGGGTTTAAGTACTAAATTGGTTGCGGCGCTCACGGATACGCCGGTGATACTGGTGAATGGCGCGCGCCAGAGCGGAAAAACCACGCTCGTGCAGAAAATTGTCGCCGATCGTCCGGGCGCCGTCTACCGTACGCTTGACGATGCCGCAACGCTGGCCGCAGCCGTCGCGGACCCGGTCGGTTTCGTTCGCCAACCCGCCGAACTGCTGATCGTGGACGAAGTTCAGCATGTCCCCGCACTCTTTCCGGCCATCAAGCTGGAAGTGGATCGGAACCGCCGACCGGGACGATACCTCCTGACCGGTTCGGCAAATGTTCTGTTGCTCCCCAAACTTTCGGAATCGCTGGCTGGCCGCATGGAGATCCTCACCTTGGAACCGTTGGCCCAGGCGGAGATTGCGAACGTGATGGACAATGTGCCGCAACGGCTCTTTGCGGGAGAAGGTCCGGCGGAGATGGCGTGGGCCGGGAAAGAACGGGATCTGACAGACCGCGTGGTGACAGGTGGCTATCCCGAGGCGTTGGCTCGTGCCAATCCGACCCGGCGTGCGGCCTGGTTCGGCTCCTATCTTACGGCGATCCTGCAACGGGATGTGCGTGATCTGGCGAACATCGAGGGACTGACGGAGATGCCGCGTCTGCTGTCGTTGCTTGCCACGCGCACGGCAGGCCTTCTCAATGTCGCCGAACTCTCGCGCGATGCCGGCATCTCTCACAATACGCTGAAGCGGTATCTCGCGTTGTTGCAGGCCACGTTCCTGATCCGGCTGTTGCCGACATGGTCACGCAACTCAGGCAAGCGTTTCACCAAGGCGCCCAAACTTCATCTCAATGACGCGGGGCTAGCCTGTCACCTGCTGGGGATCGACGCCGCCCGGTTAGCAGGCCATCCCTCCCACTGGGGGAGACTGGTCGAGACGTTTGTTGTGGACGAACTGTTGCGGCAAGCGACATGGTCCCCTTTTCCCGTGCAAGCCAGTCACTTCCGGCTGGCAACCGGGCAGGAAGTGGACCTCGTGCTGGAAGATGGTCGCGGGCGTGTTGTCGGCGTGGAAGTGAAAGCCTCCGCAACCCTGCGAGGGGAGGATCTAAACGGACTCAAAGCCCTGGCTGCATTGAGCGGTGACGCCTGGGTGGGCGGGGTTGTTTTCTATGGCGGAGACACCCCTCTGCCTTTCGGGACGGGATTGCAGGCGTGGCCGATCACCTCGCTCTGGACGGGGAAGAATCCCTGATCCGACCCATTGGCTGTGGCGCGGCCAATGGATGAGAAACGTCCAACACCCAACGTCAACCACCACAGAAGGCACAACAATCACAAAACGCTTTTGTGTCTTTTGTGCTTTTTGTGGCCATCCAAAAAAGGGATGAACCCCGCAAGGGACGGGCCTTTCCATCGCGGCAAGGGACGGGCCTTTCCATCGCGGCGTCCCCGCCGCGCCGCAGGCCAATGATAAAAGCAAATCGGATCAGCGCAAGTCGCCCATTCGCGCTTTCCCTGTGACATCCGCCATGCACCTTCGGCGCGGCGGGACGCCGCTGCCCTACCCATGAGCGTTGGGTGTGGGGTGTTGGTTCAAAGGCTC
This DNA window, taken from Lentisphaerota bacterium, encodes the following:
- a CDS encoding 2-isopropylmalate synthase, which encodes MSEESTQRVIRFFDTTLRDGEQSPGCSMNLKDKLVVAAHLESLRVDVIEAGFAASSPGDFGSVQAIARLVKGPVVASLCRALPADIDATWQAVKDAQRPRIHTFLATSPIHMRYKLRLTPDQVFEQAVAMVAYARNLCDDVQFSLEDASRSDPAFMYRVIEGVIRAGATTVNIPDTVGYAIPHQFGALIRSIRQSVPNIDQAVIAVHCHNDLGLAVANSLAAVAEGAGQVEATVNGIGERAGNAALEEVVMALQTRADLFQATHGIDTTKIYAASKCVQTVTGSRVQANKAVVGENAFAHEAGIHQHGVMMNATTYEIMTPESIGIPRSKMVLGKHSGRHAFEQRLQERGFHFDAEHIKRLFADFKALADRKKVVSDADIEALARGLETQVEERVTLDRFVVNSGNTITSTASVRLILDGKAVEHVAVGSGPIDAAFRAVNALLGLELKLEAFTLSAVTDDADAQGETNVKVRHGARVYHGNGLSTDIIEGSLRAYLAAINVVLSENVH
- a CDS encoding ATP-binding protein, whose translation is MYTRGLSTKLVAALTDTPVILVNGARQSGKTTLVQKIVADRPGAVYRTLDDAATLAAAVADPVGFVRQPAELLIVDEVQHVPALFPAIKLEVDRNRRPGRYLLTGSANVLLLPKLSESLAGRMEILTLEPLAQAEIANVMDNVPQRLFAGEGPAEMAWAGKERDLTDRVVTGGYPEALARANPTRRAAWFGSYLTAILQRDVRDLANIEGLTEMPRLLSLLATRTAGLLNVAELSRDAGISHNTLKRYLALLQATFLIRLLPTWSRNSGKRFTKAPKLHLNDAGLACHLLGIDAARLAGHPSHWGRLVETFVVDELLRQATWSPFPVQASHFRLATGQEVDLVLEDGRGRVVGVEVKASATLRGEDLNGLKALAALSGDAWVGGVVFYGGDTPLPFGTGLQAWPITSLWTGKNP